The genomic segment caccaccaccatcggcagcagccgAGAGCATTGCGCGCTGGTCAGGGCCACAATAAAATGCCTAAAAACGGTGGTCAATCATCGGAGGATCATCTCATCCGTGGTGGAATCGTGAATTTTAAAAGCCAGGACGATTCCTCGGACCTTGGGAGCGTCAGGTGTCGATGACTAGCTCGGTCCTCTGTCTTTTGCCGTCCGTGGATAGTGTGCGCCTTGAGACGACGGCTTGCGACGACGCGTTTCCGCGTAgacattccaccaccgtcggcATTCCGGGAGCCGcagcttttccaccaccaccaccaccaccaccaccaggaaccaggagaatgtccagcagcagcagcagcagtagcagcacgaaGTGAATCAACCGCATTCCGCTGCAAGCATTCTTCTCTCCGCAAGGAGCGAGGGTGGTGGTTTAAAAATATGGGCAAAGTTTTCCGGCCCGGAAGCTGGCATTTATGCTGTTTACTTTTCGCACCTCGCTCTCACTTCCGGCCAAGGCTCCGCTGGCAAGGTAATGGAAGCACCCGATCCCGGTCCCCGAGGTTCCGTTCTTTGCATATTTTTGCATGTCTGCTCTCTCGTGGCACCGGTCCGGCACGTTCCTTGATGGAGTCGCTTGGCtccacacagagagagagtgagagagagagagagagagagagagagagagagagagagagacagtgagagagaaagagagagagagcgagagagaggagagcgCCGTGCGCCGGGCGCCTCCGCGAACCCATCATCCATTATTTACGGATGTGCTTTCCTACTTCTCGCTTCCTagcttcctcctgctccacccttctttttttcatggCTCAATCGACGCATTTTACTACccctgtcggtcggtcggtcggacggggCGTCGTTGTCGCCCGTTTCCGGTCGtttgcgcctgctgctgctgctgctgctgctgcaccttgcTGCCATCCATTGTGCCActgctgtggtgatggtgcttcgTTATGTGAGTTCGCTTCGCCCCATTTTTgctccttcccctcccccctggcGCCCCTGACACCTGTcacgggtggggtgggggaacACGTATGCAAATGTTGAATGCTCCTCCGAAAGTGTGGTCCGCCTGGCAAATGCCAAACCGCAGCTTGTGTGCACCAGGATCAGTAGAGAAGgatgcggcggtggcggcggcggcggcggcggcaggaGAAAATCAAGTTCAAATTAAGTTGGCGACTTTTCTTTGGCTTGCAaccccttcccttctctctcgttctcttcctttctaGCTGCAACAAATCCTAGCAAGACAGtagaaacgacgacgacgacgacgacgacatgcaTGCAACAGGGAACAGACGCAAGACgccaagaggaaaaaaaaatgcaaaaaaaggggtgcgcTGCatgggaagaagaaggggtgCAGCGTGCACAGTAGAAAATGGAGAGCTGCAAATGCTGCAAAAGCGAAGCGGAAGAGAAGGCACCGTGCGACGAGAGGGGCACAGCAGGCGCTTGATAAGGATAACTGTTGCCGGGGCAAAAACTCGGCAAAActatttcccccccccctttcccttttctcgttcccgttccccGGTTCCCTGGACATGGCGGTTGGCGAGAAGTCACACAACACAAGCCACACATcttcgctagctggctggctggctggctggctggctggagtggCTTTTCTTGGAAGGTGCCGCGGTGATCGCGTGCCAAAAATTAGGGAAATTCCAGGCCAAACCAAGCGGCGATGCGTGGCGCTGGTTCGCTGGCAGAGTGCAGCACATCGGCGCGTGGAAAGTTTCGGCTTTCGATGCTACAGGTGCGCCCTATTTAGTTGTAAAACCGGCGCTCTTCATTTACTGTTCATATTAAATAGACCTCCccccctcgctctctccctctccgccGCCGAAAGAGCCTGAAGCTGAGTGTGCTGTTTAGCGGAACGCCCGGGAAAGGGGGAGCTTCCTTTGATTACTGCGATTTCCCGTACCCGACCACCGACAGCGAGGAAAAGGATAACATTGACTAGGGAGAGCGCTCGCACCGTAACCTCATTCCAGCGCAACCCAGGGCCCCGGATCGTAAACCCAAGCCTTCTTCTCCCCCCTCTAGGGGGCGGGCAGCATTCCGAATTAATGATGCGTAAGTCGTAACTTGGCCCCGGTTCGTTGGGTTGGCCCGGCTAGTCAGCTAactagctgactggctggttgttgGATTATGATTGAttgtgattgctgctgctgctgctggggctgtCAAGCGGTGCGGTAACAGCGGGGCTTTAGCATGTTCCGCTGTCCAGCTGTCCGGTCCAGGATCGTTGGAGTTTgaagcgagacagagagagagagagagagcgcgcgcgcaagagCGAGGGCAATGGCTTCACTTTCTGCCAACTGCTGCCACGAAACCCGGACGGAGCAGTTGGTTTGAGATGTTTTGGGTTCCGGTGCGGCACCGGGGCCGACTCGCCGACGACCAGCGAAAGTCAAACAATGAATTTCAAGtgggacacgcacacacgaaggGGCGACGACGCacgagggagaaagagagagagagagagagcaagaggtCATAActgacatgatgatgatgatgatgttgatgatggtttacGGGTGGCACGGGCACCGGTTGACCATTCTGGACGGGACTTAAACCACGGGCTACGGGTTTCGGAAacacccgcacacatacacataggTGGAGTGTGCACGGTCGATTGAGTACGAACCAACTCCTTTCGCTTGGTTACCCCGTTCTGGTGGGAGCCAAACAAGATTTTCAATCTCAACCGTTACCCTCTCCCCCGCTCAAGGGCCCTGGAAAACTTGCTTTCCATTCCGCGACTACACCCACACATCGTGGGTTCGCCGGTTGTTGCAGCTACGCGACCGGATGCGTCGCTTCGCCGCGCACTGCCAGTGACCGGCGGTACGTaccggttgttggttgtttttcaaGTGTAGTGTCGTATTAAATGACAAATTTTCAAGAATAGTTTTACGCtgctttttgggaaagatttgttAAGAGCTTGCGGGCTGGCATTAATTTAGAGTAAGGCATGtttgtaaaataaaatccttttccccatcgtagccgcgtgatgggtcatcagaaacatacaaatcgatactcttttgatagattataagtttatcttaCTAGtctcgttgagtttttgttgatattctgatttttcgatttttggcagcattttaaagttgaaaaagtgatcacactagcgatcaaaaccgggttcgtcgctttgagTCTTTTGAATTTCACCAAAAATCggtcatttttgacgatttgttttaagaaaactatcagccaaaatatgtttttgtaaatgccataatatCCTACAATTTTTCAAgcatatttggtcgtattttggggacgattcaTGCAAAACTTCACCCATGGCAGCCACATTTACGAGTGCATGTCTGCAAAAAATGCACTTTTTCGGTACGGTTTTCAACGCAGCCGCGtaatgggtcatcagaaatatgcaaatcaatactCTTTTAATAGATTATAAGTGTAACTATGTACCACCGTCaagtttttattgaattgcTAGTTTTTCTATCtttgcagattttttaatttaaaaattgatGCTTCACACGAGtctcattgaaaaaaaaaacacaattactgcataattaataaaacaaaagaagtattaacatttttaataaaGACTAGacagggctacctggcaaCTAGTGCTCCGATAATGTGTTTTCTTTAGTGTTATTCTATTATTCCGATTCACAATTGAACAATTTGCGCGATGGTTGCATCACTCTCCCAGGAAAACGCGACGTCCGATGTGTTTCGCGTAACAGTAACACGATCCTCACGATTGCTTACATGCCTTCTGTTTTTGCAGGTCCTTAAAAATAAACCGTGCTGCCACAATGTGCGCTCATCTCATCACTactctgtgtgtttgctttcttcttttttgtttttttcatctgcacacacgcgcgcgcctccGCCTTTCCATCGCATACAGAATGGCACCGGACGCTCGCCCTGCGGCTGACGAATATGAACGTCCCGGAGGTGGTCGACTACCGTGACACGGTCACCCTTTCCTGTAGCTACGATCTCGGCCTGCACCAGCTGAACTCGGTCAAATGGTACAAGGGCAACCAGGAGTTTTACCGGTAAGACACAAAGGCCCACATTCCTGCAGCACCCAGATACGCCATTCGATTCGCTTTCGGCTCGCGCTTATTATTTGCGCCCATTTGTGTTCTTCCCCTGTTCGTCCTCGTGCCCCCATTTATTAATTCccattttgctttccatcgcAACCAAACCGACAGCGGAATGTCCGCGGTCCGCTCAGCGGCAACAGGCCTAGGGCCCTAGCTGTCTGTTGGTTTTTGTCGATGAGCGATCCATTACAATGATTAACCCTCCCCCGGCACTCATTCTTCTACCCCCCGTTTCCCCGGAAGGTATGCCCCGATGCTGACACCCAAGGTAACGGTGTACCCGGTCGATGGGATTGCCATCGCGACGGACCGGCCAACCATCTGCAACCAGTACCTCTGCTCGATTCGGCTAACGGGGCTGGGGCGCCGGTCCAGTGGTGAGTACCGGTGCGAGATATCGGGCGATGCGCCCGAATTCAAGCTGGCGAACGGGACGCACAACATGACGGTCGAGGCACTGCCGATCGAGGACCCAACCATCAGTGGGCTCAGCTCGAGCTATCTACCGCACGAGCACATCCTGGCGAACTGCACCTCGGACCGGTCCAGCTTGCCGGTACGGTTGCTGTGGTTCATCAACGGTCGCACGGTACGCCCGGATCCAGCAgccaacgatggtggtggcaacaatCAACTCACatttctcctcccccccccctttctctttctcttttcctcttccaccaccGGTTTGACAATGTCGTGGCCAACAGGTCCCGATGGAGtatctccagcagcagcaggagacgaCACTCGAGAGCGATTCGTTCCACCTGCGGTATCGCACCCTGGAGATGCgggtaccgatcgatcggttggtgcAGCGCGAGCTAGACAACGCCATCCATATCAAGTGTGTCGCGACGGTCGACCTGGTACCGGGGGCCAGCCGGGAGGCGAAAGCGGTGATAGCGCTCCGCAGTCACCGATCGTCGCTGTTCggcttcggtggtggtggtggtggtgctggtggccatcacAGTAATGCTGCCGGGGCCGTTGTCgctaccaccactgccactgccaccggtcgaagccggctgctgctggtgctactcaGTGGTAAGTGTGGGCGCGGGTCTCTCATTTGAACGAAAATCGCTGAAGGATTCGAAATGGGAAGGAAAACggtattagaaaaaaaaactggtaaaaaacaaatatttgcatCTGTAAAATAATTGCAACCCCTGAAGGGTTAAATATGTTAGCTATTTGGGGAGGAGGGATGAATTTGAGGTGATTTAATATCTCCGCTCCCTTCCCGCTAGCCCCTCCTTCAAGATACaaggtgcgccatcaggtggtgccctattttaaagatgaataactctgtcatttttcagccgattttgacaactaggacagtttctgaaacttcagtctatgctgttttagtaatggatcacttcacgtgAAAAGCGCGGAcggaaattgtcacacttttgcattgaaaataatcgttcacTAGTGAAAACTGCGATAGTCGGATTTGACGGCgctggactttttttttctgtgggtctatttaaaaattaaggtttatgccaacaaaccaaagcctgtgaaacaattcaaagcaaatattagagctgtaATTGCGCAAATAACTCCCGAAATGTTGTCatatacaatgcaaaatgcccgaaaaaggagctgctttttgtttgcgtgGATGGAGGCGGTCGATTTGATCGAgaatcatattttgagtatggcacaataaatggcatagagtaacctaaataaaacaggtttattttctaaaatccgccaaaaaatgacagagttattccaCTTTAAAATAAGGTACCGCCtcatggcgcaccctgtagtgTCAAGAAgttatttaatgttttaaacTTCAATTAACCCCCCTTAAAACAATGGCAATTTGGTAGCGATACAGCGTGAGGATATTCATTTACGATTTACGTTCGATCTTCACTTGCAGCTCAATTCATCATGATGTGGGTAGGATTTCCGGTGCCCGGTTCGCTCCCCGATTCCAGTGGTCACTCACTTTGAGCCATCATTGCGCACGTGGTGCAGTGTGGCGGTTGTTTTTTGTAACGCAGatcgcgccagccagccaaccacgATCGAGGCCACGTTCTGACTGAGTCCACTCTATCCGGGGATGTATGTTCGTTAAATTATGAGAGAAAAAGCTTGCAAAAGAGAGTGCAGGGCCACTAGGGTTAGCACGCGGTTTGGTGTGCAATCACGGTTGCGTTTGGCTGCGTTTtatgttccttttctttcctaGCTACCACCAAAACTGGTGTCGCGCGGGTTAATCGCTCTTTGCGGGATCGAAATCGAAGTAGCAACAGGTTACTATGCGCTTCCTTCGCACTAAAGATGATGCGTTGCAGCAATTCGTTTAAAAGAAGGACAGAGACGTAGAGgcaaagaaagggagagagcgagctagAAAAGTGAAAGAGCATTGAAATGATTGTAAATATTGTGTACCACCCCCGCCATTCGATTATCACACGATGATGCTGTTCCGGGGTTTGGCGGCAGGATactcgagcagcagaagcagcaggagcagcaggagcaggaaaaagggagaaacaCACAGCTAATATCGTGGTGCCTGCGACCCGAGATGCAGATCAGAGTggcagaaaataaaaaccaaaccaaaaccccaCACCCGGTAGGTGCGACACCTAGCCGCACCACCCGCAGTGAAGAGGAAGGTCTCCGGAGCGTCGTGGAGTGAAATGTGagaagtgtgtgcgtgcgagaaGATCAGCGGAGCGGTGCTGTCTGGAATGCTGTGGCAATTTTTATGGCCAAATAAAACCTAAAGATAAACGAATGTGCCTCATGAATGTTtatatcccccccccccccccccccccggtggatGGCGGCAGGTGCTGCAGATGCTTCCAGGTTTGTATgatccacacaaacaccagcaccgttcgatgcagcaacagcaacagcagcagcagcactacttTTATCGCTGGTTCCATCAGTAAAACGGCTCCGAAAACGATGGTGGTTTTGATGTTACAGCCCATTTTAGTACCCAATAGCCACCTGCCTTGATTGAAAGCATTGGGCAGCAAAACGATTTCGGCTACCGCTagctctccccccccccccccccgggggcgttCGCAGTAACCGATGACACCGCGTATCCGAAAATTTCCCTGATGGATGCTTTCTGATTCCGACGAGCGGTTAATTGATCACGAGAGCGACCGGGTTGAAGACCAAATGTCGCCTCGCTTCGAGCATGTTCCTGCCGTGTGTTTAATGGTCCGTGATAAAGAGGATAggagggtttttctttttttagttCGAAACCCTTGTTGTAGCACACCATTTGTCAGTAGGTAAAAGATACCCACGACCCACGCGTTCCAAGGTAGCTGAAACGTATCTATCGCTGCATGtaactctcttcttcttcttctctctctctctctctcgcgcgcgcgcgctctctctagTTAGTACTTGACATCGTTTGAAACGATTTTTACGattcttttttccatccaccaCTTCCAATGTACAGCAGAAGTTCACTTGAAGAAACCACCGTGATGCTGCTCGTTCAATTTCCCAGGATTTCCacggcccccttttttcttccgctccgtgttccgtgtgtgcgtgttcatCCACGCAAATCGCGCACTGAAGAGggtaagtgagtgagtgagtgattgTGTGCGCCCGGAACTGCAAACCGAAGGAAACCGCGCACCACTCCCGGAACCACGGACCGCTGCACCACCGTGCGCCTCCACTTATACACGCAGAACAAATAGGGAGCAACTCTCTTTCCGGTGCTCCGTGTGCCCTCCCGGGAAGCactggtggatggatggatggatggatagatggtGTGTAACCCATCCAGCACGACAAGGGCACGTGTGTGCGGTTGTCAAGCATCACCATATCCTCATCACACAGCGTCAGCTCGCGCAGAATTATATCCAAATATTTAGCTTATAAATTGTCGCTTCTTGGAAAGTGTTTCACATACCGGTATCTCTGCCGTCGTGGTGCTCGGTTGGCCATTGGAGTTTCtatggaagaaaaatgaaaaaggagaagaatgaTGACagtgacaacgacgacgacgagcaggaTATAGGATAACATGAGCCCAACAGAGAGAAGTATCACCAATCTGCGTGTGCCTGGTTTACGGTTCCGTGTTGGATACGCAATGATTActtatgggggggggggggggaggggcttcggttttttttttcaagtaaatggcacattaatctacaacttttgaagaagattTGGTAGtggtttgagcaacattcattgaaacattaatccgtggcatcaaatttcggTAGGCGTGTCgccgcaaaggtactttttcccggtgcccatcgtagctgcgtgatggatcatcagaaacatacaaattggtactcgtttgaaagattataagtttatctagatagtctcggagagtttttattgatattttgatttttcgatttttggcagcattttgaacttggaaaagtgatcctttttgcgatttGGCTAACAACACGAGCTTtatgatttgttaaaaaacaagtatcaacaattttcattaaatctcgacgggactacctggcaaacagtgtgcagattatttgttaaaaatttcaaacagaTCGGTCAactagtttttacggtactggatgggcaccggctttgaaaacgttggttttggaaaacgctcttcaaagtagtgTCCTCCATGGAGccttttatgaaaaaaaatctgtaacttggtcaatTTTGCTCCGTTCATTCTCCATAAGTAATGTAGTAACATCGTGGTACTAATAATTGGTATCGCAGCAACCGCATTACACTGTTGCAATATTTTGTTATAGCGTCCATGCACACAATCCAAACCCAAAAGagagaatagaaaaaaacCGCAGTTCGTTCTCTGCAAACTCAACTGCGTCAGTAACTGCACGAGGTGAGTTACTGATTTATTGCACAAATTCGTTGATGCGTTGGTACGTTGGTGCTACTAATTCAAATCAAGCCGAGTCAAACTAGCGGAGGAGCTGTTTGCGTACGGATTATGGATAATGAGTAGcgtgccgcagcagcagcaacagcagcctgTAGACAAGCAACATTTTCTCCCTTCCCTAGCACCCTAGTCATTTCCAGCAATGCAGCTATAGCAAGCCGCTTTTTCACGCTCTCGACGAAAATgcatggaatgaaaaatggatgtCCCGCACAATGCACATCGCATCAGGTTTGCAACATTGTTTGATTTGTCCATCGGGCATCCATCGGGATTGTCCGTACACGGTGCAGTGTAACGGCGAGTGCTGGGTTGCCTTTGACagatgtttatgctgctggtgagagaaaaagagagaaaggaggaaaaagcgaaaatgtggaagagagagagagagaaaaagagaagggcATGGGGATGGAGTGAACTAGATGTTGTATGCATTTGAAAGTTAGCATAAAATAAAGCAGCGGGGCCGGAGCGGGCCCGAGCGCAAACATAGGCATCAAATGCTGAAATCAAGCTAAACAAACACGGCTGGCACTCCGCTGCATGGCGTTCAGCATAGCATCCCAGCCAGTAGCAGAGAATGAGCGGAAGGGGGCGGTAACCCAATCCTAGGAAAGGGCACGCGTGGACGCGGGAAAGGATTTGCAAACACGTAACCAATgttggcaaacaacaaaataattaacagaaaaaaaaaaatgaaccaatggcataaaaaacacacacatacaaaaagcaacagcaaagggAATCTGAAATACGCTACGCTTCCGCACGCTTCACACATAACACCGGGCTGCCAGGTGGATTCAGCATCTGTGAGACGCGAGAGCGAGGATTGGTGGGAGTGAAATAAATCATACCCATACACCGAGGCGCCCACAGTGGGGAATTGGTGATGTCCAAGTtgagttgtttgcttttgtgcaCAATCTATTGGTTTGCTATGCCgcctggctctctctctcgctctctctctctctcgctctctctctctctctctctctctctctctctctctcaaacacaaaaccatcgtCCCCGAGGACGCATATGCGCTGATCGAACTGATCTGGCCGATCCGATGGCATGATTGTGGCTGGATGGGGTAGGTGACGGCCATATTGCAATGATTGCGAATGTTGCGGGGTTGGTTTTTAtattttgctgttttattCCACATTTTCTGCCGTCAGTTGTCGAGCCGAGTATCATCTGTGCTGTCCAGCGCACCCAAGCACCAATCCCCTACCATCGCCACCTTTCTTGTGACGCaatcaaaaaaagggggagagagaagcTGCCTGGTTGTTAATGGATAATGGCTACCGATTGGATCGGTCAATATTGGCACAAACGAGCGACGAACCGGGAGATAAAAGCCGGGCCGGTAACTGAGTGACCTTCCTGCGATGTGATCTGGACTGCCAACTACCTCCCGCACCCCTGTAGCGGGGGTTTAGTGTTGGGAGTGTGAGTGTTGGCAGTAATGATGGCACATTGCTGGATGCTAGGGCCGATCAGGGTGCGGAACTGCGCCCCGGggatctcgatcgatccttcATCTTTCAAACTGTCGATTGAACGGGCCTTGGACCGCGAAGAAAACCCTTCCCCATCCAACGTAAACCAGCAGCCAGTGAGAGCCTACtactgccgatgccgatgcctcCCGGTAAATAATAAACCACTTCGAAAACGGGTGTCCCTAAACCTCCCTTCAATTTCGGGAAGCCgtgcaacaacgacgactgcgacgCACAGCGGGGTATTGGAGCCAAAAGCTGGTCAAAACTGCGTCCGAGGATgatttttttcgtgtttttaaATTTTGTCTTGCTAAAACTTTTCTAAATATTCTACACATAACAGCACTATCATAGAGAACTCATACAATGCTTACACACCCTTcctgaattatcatttttagttgtgaagtggaaggataCAAATAGCTTAAATACGTGCGTCGTGCCATtcttgtaaaaaaaaggagttATAGTCAAGTAAACAGCCTGTTTTTGGTATGCACGAACATCTACGAAATAAGTAGACTGTTTTGCAGTGCTCTTTATGGGTTtttagtttaaaaataatcacagCTTTATTATCAAATATGAACCCTTcccaaaatcatatcaaaaACATTTGACAATTTCCACTTCAGTTTTCTCAAAAGCCCTGGGCAATGCTCGCGCAAAATTTCAGATAACAATTGATAGAGTAAGGTCTCGAGAATGTAAAACCAGTTAAAATTATTCCTCTCGGTTCCTCTTTACCGATTTTATTTTCCAGCTTAATTT from the Anopheles aquasalis chromosome X, idAnoAquaMG_Q_19, whole genome shotgun sequence genome contains:
- the LOC126580903 gene encoding uncharacterized protein LOC126580903, yielding MVMVAVRLLRWIPICTVLVAIQEWHRTLALRLTNMNVPEVVDYRDTVTLSCSYDLGLHQLNSVKWYKGNQEFYRYAPMLTPKVTVYPVDGIAIATDRPTICNQYLCSIRLTGLGRRSSGEYRCEISGDAPEFKLANGTHNMTVEALPIEDPTISGLSSSYLPHEHILANCTSDRSSLPVRLLWFINGRTVPMEYLQQQQETTLESDSFHLRYRTLEMRVPIDRLVQRELDNAIHIKCVATVDLVPGASREAKAVIALRSHRSSLFGFGGGGGGAGGHHSNAAGAVVATTTATATGRSRLLLVLLSAQFIMMWVGFPVPGSLPDSSGHSL